Within Peromyscus leucopus breed LL Stock chromosome 7, UCI_PerLeu_2.1, whole genome shotgun sequence, the genomic segment gtgggactaacagagaggagaattgaaagaACAGGAATGTGGGAGGAGACAacaccagctgccaccatgacaagcagcatgtaaaaatgccagtaagccatgagccatgttgcaaggtatagatttagaTGGCCTCAGTAATTacttgtacacatgtgtatatataatgtgtatataggCACaaaattcacacatacatgttaataaaaataaaactgtagtGGGCTAGAGAAATTGTTCTGTGGTTATACCAGTGTCTCctcctctagaggacctgggttaaattCCCATCACCTACTCGGCAGGTACCAACCCTTGGTAGCTTTGATTCCAAGGGATGTGACACTCTCTTCTGGGCTATATGGGCACTAGGCATGTATGTGATACACTCACACTCTTCAGGCAAAACACcgaaacataaaataaactagaattatattaaaattaactcCAGTGTTCAATTTCAAGGAactaaaatcaaagcaaaacaggtGAAAAGTAAAAATAGCAGGCATTTTGGCTCACCAGCAATCCTGTCACTTTGACTTACTCTGGAAACCCAAGGCCAAGGTTCACCACACATCATAGAAGAGCCGCTGTCCTACCAATAACTTTCTTTAGTGCCTCCTTCATATCCCTGTTCCTCAAACCATAGATAAAGGGATTCATCATTGGAGAAACTATGGAATACATCACTGAAGCCACCGCAATATGCCTGGATGAATCAGTTACCTCTGAGGTAATGTATACACCAAAACCAGTCCCATAGAACAAAGAAACAACTGACAAATGAGACCCACACGTGGAAAAGGCTTTGTATTTTCCTTCTGATGATGGCATTTTCAAAATTGTAGACACAATGTGAATATAGGATAAAATTATTCCAAACAGAGGAATGCCAGCAAAAACAGCAGCTGTAACAAATATCAGGATGCTGTTAATGAGGCTGTCAGAACAGGCCAGCTTGATGACTTGTGCAATTTCACAGAAGAAGTGGAGGATTTCCAGGTCAGTGCAGAAGGACAAGTGCAGCACCATCAGACTATGCAACAGACCATTCACAATGCTAATGAATAGAGAGATAAGAACCAGATTAATACAAAAGCAGGGGTTCATGAGTGCTGTGTATCTTAGAGGGTAGCAAATGgctacatagcggtcataggccattaCTCCAAGGAGAAAACACTCAAAGACGATgcaaacagcaacaaagaagCCCTGGCTGAGGCAGCCTGCATAACTGA encodes:
- the LOC114688276 gene encoding olfactory receptor 7G2-like, whose translation is MDVENKSVTSEIFLRGLTDDRELQPLIFGTFLCMYLTTIFGNVLMMLAINFDSHLHTPMYLFLCHLSFNDLYLVSITVPKMLVNIQTQDQRISYAGCLSQGFFVAVCIVFECFLLGVMAYDRYVAICYPLRYTALMNPCFCINLVLISLFISIVNGLLHSLMVLHLSFCTDLEILHFFCEIAQVIKLACSDSLINSILIFVTAAVFAGIPLFGIILSYIHIVSTILKMPSSEGKYKAFSTCGSHLSVVSLFYGTGFGVYITSEVTDSSRHIAVASVMYSIVSPMMNPFIYGLRNRDMKEALKKVIGRTAALL